The nucleotide window GGCCCATTGTCTCCGAATAGATAAACATTAATTGCCGACTTCTGAAAGGACCCTTGATTGTCTTTATTCAACCAAGGTCGTGTACCTCTCCAAGTCAGATGACGTAGTCACGTCAACGTTTTTAATGGAGGACTTCCAGGGTGTTCCCTAGCAACCCCGTTTAGTTAGCCCGTCCCCTATTAATACCAGCCAATGGCGGTCATTTCCAGCCACATTCTAGAGCGAGGCGCTGTTTCAGCTCCGCCCCGGAATGCCgcgtcaacaccaaggaATTGAATTCAAGCCAAGACAAGTCGTGAAGCGGCGGCTGACGAGGCGTCTGCTACCGAATGTCAGTCGGAGGAGGGGAACTTGGCTcaataaataaagaaagaaaaaaaaaaaaaaaactgtCTTTTAACATTCACACTCTGGCTTTGCTCGCTTTTCATTGCTTCAAATCCATCTCTGTCGTTTATTGACTTTGCAACTCGAGTAAACACCCAATAGCggccatccatccacccgCTTTCTAATAGGTCCTTACAATCAGTCGCAATTAGGTTCTCGCCCGTGAACCCGATTCAATAGCGAGTCTCAAACGGTCAAAGATATTGCCATGGCTCCGCACCCGGATCCTTCATCGCTGGCTTTGCGATATGCAGctgaaaacaccatcaacaccataacCAGACGCGACCTCCAGAACCCAACTCACACTCAGCAAGTCACATTGGGCATCATCGGCGTCTATGTCGTCGCTATCGCTATTCTATGGAACGTTCCCTACGTCCGCATGGTTCTCTGGCCCTTCAAAGTATGTACCCTAACACCAAACAGTCACCAAATCAACTACTGACATGCGCAGATGCTAGTCATCGCCTTTCACGAGTTTGGCCACGCCTTTACTGCTCTCCTCACAGGTGGACGTGTCAAGTCAATCAGTCTTGATCCGAACGAAGGTGGCGTGACTCATTTCTACGGCGGCAGTCAAGGCTTGACGCTTCCCGCTGGCTATCTCGGTTCTTCCATCATCGGCGCTTTACTCATCTTCTGCGGAttcaacatcgtcgccaGTAAAATCGCTAGTATCGTGCTCGGCGTTTGCTTCCTGCTAACGCTCTGGTGGGGAAAGCGTGATTGGCTTACCATCGCGACTGTGCTTCTCGCCGTTGGACTCCTCATCGCTTGCTGGTTCATCGAACACGCCCAAGCGCTGCGCTTCGTCGTCCTATTCATCGGCGTCATGTCTTCCTTGTACAGTGTGTGGGATATTTGCGACGATCTGATCTTGCGCAAAGTCAACGAGTCCGACGCAAGTGTTTTCGCAAAGCGATATGGTGGCTCGTCGCAGTGCTGGGGCGTCATCTGGGGTATTATTTCGATTCTTTTCATGGCCGCTGGCATTGTTGCTGGCTTGGCAGCCTTTTCGCAATCCTTTGCCCAGCAAGAGAAGGACTCACAGAAGTTTATACCTACCTGAGGTACGAGATTGGTAATGCTTGATTGAGGCTATGACCAAATCTTGATGTTTGGTGGCTGTATACACACCTAGGCATGGAATCATTTGGAGATTGTAGCTGGTGCAGATCTTTTGAAACGTCTCGTTATGATAGCGACAATAGGTTGGATGGCCAGGCGGTGGTTTGAGCACAACTGTGTGCTACAAATATCCAGCGTATAGGAGCGTGTGTGAATTGATACCCCCTTGGAAGCCGATTCTTCCTTGCTAcagaaataataaaaacaGACACAATTACATCACAAAGATAGATCAGACCAATTTCGGAAATGTTTGCAATGGGGGTATGGCGTGGAATTGCATTCGGCAAACATGAGGTATCTCGCCAAATCAAGACGCCCACGATATGCCCCTATTCAGACACAGTCGGTCCTTTCATAACTCGTTTGAGTCTTACAGGCCGCTTGTAGTACCTCTGTGACCGTAGCAAAGCCATTCTCTAGCCTCATGAAACAAGAAAAGAGGTAGGTGGTCGCAATCAAGGGTAGAAACATTTATTAGCACCTCTACCACGACATGCTATAAATACTAGCTGTTCCTCCATGATATTCCAGCCGTTTTGCAACTTATTTACTCAGAAACAACCTTACAATATGTCCGGTAGCTATTCTATTCCCGGTACCTTTATCGGTCGACCAACGCAGCGAGAAGACTTCTCGCATGAAACTGCCACCGTGAGCCTCGCTGGAGAGAGCTACTTCTTCAGTGGCCCAGCAAGAAGTTACGGGTGAGTCAACAGACTGATAGCattatacctacctactgacatacgaggaagacgagTTCACAGAGGGATGGGAGGTCGATCAaagcttgactttgatcatCAAAAGGGGCTCGACAAGACTGCATACATCATTCTTGGTCCCGATCCACACTTCTTCCAGTGTCGTCGTTATACTGAAGGGAATATTGCAGCACAAAGCAAGTGGTATTCTTTTTGTTGCGACTGACTTGACTGACCATCAAAACAGACAGTTCAGAGCTTGAGGATTATGGGGAGATCGCAGATCTCTACACAGAACATGATGTTGAGCGCCCATCATTCCTATATCTCGGCCCCAACAAGACTTTCTACACTCGTGTAGACGATGGAACTGAGGAGTGGGAGCTCCCTCAAGAGATAATCCGTGAAGGCTTGCAAGTGACACCCGACGCAGTTCGGTCTGCGGTCGACAGTCTTtggcttggtgttggcgacGCTTGGGTTGCACAGTATCGGGACTCTCGCTTCAGATTCGACCTCAAGGGCCAATATGCCAACCTGGAGCCGGTTTTGCGTCAGAAACAAGACCAGGAGGTCTCTATCAATGCGCTGGCATTAAATGTGGCTGATGGAAAGTCTTATGTCTGTGTCTTTAACGATGGAGATGTCGTGTACGAGGCTGGTTCAGCTCGCTTTGATGGAAAGGAACTTGTGGCTTGGTGTGAGCAGAACTTCAGATTCACTCAGAGACTGAGGTTCGCTTAGGTCAGATGGAAGAGGATTGCTCGCTGTGAGCCGTATAGAGACGTACCGAAATGTAGAATGAATTGTGATAATCTATTCAGGACATGCGATGTGTTGATTGAGCCAATTATCGATAGCAAGCCAATAAGACAGACACTCTTTGGTTTGAACCAATGACCAACTGTACCTATACGTGCGATGGTCACTGGATCTGTTAAATATCACCTTGTCTTCAACCTCCATGACATCTATGTAGTCATTAAACAGGGATTTGTTTTCATCACAGATAAACAACTCTCGGCCTGAGCTACTCAACAAGGGTTGCACGATACGTAGTTCCTGGCTATAGAAATGATTTGGGTCAGCAACGCGGACTTGCCAATCCTTCCGGCTTCATTTTGCGTCAGATTCTCCGTCTTATGCGTAACGTTAGGTCTTACTCGGGCTGACTGTGAAATAAGAGATGTGGCAACCTGGTTACCCAGTGGATAAGCAAAGGCAATTGTCAAATGGAGCAATTCAGTACCTATAAAAAGATGCGATAGACTGAATGAGCCAGACCTTCGAGAAGTCGTTCACGACAAAACACTAAGAACATGTCTCATACTCGAACTATTTTTCAACTCGACTCTCAGCCAACGTGGTTTGAGAACATCACTCTCAGACCCAGCGGAACCATCTTGGCAACTCGCCTCGATGTCCCCGAGATCTGGGAAATTGATCCCGAGAAATCAACTGGCTTCAAGATCCTACGCATCCCCCTTCCAGATGACATGCCGAACCCAGCACTCACCGGCATCTGTTGTCTCAAACCTGATGTCTTCGCGGTAGCTGCAGGCTCATTTGACATGATCGGAGGTGCCAAACCTAAGCCTGGATCATGGAGTATTTGGGTCGCAGATCTCGCTGGTGAACAGGCAAAGGTGACCAAGATAGCCGATATGCCTGAGATTGGCATGATCAACGGCATAGCGACATGGAATGAAAACACTGCGCTCGTCACAGATTGCCTCTATGGCAAAGTATACAAGCTCAGTGTTGCCACAGGATCATACAACGTTGCTTTGGAAGACGACACATTTACAATTCCAGCTGATGCCTCTTTTCAAGTTGGCCTTAATGGTATCAAAATCCATCGCTTCTCAGAGCAAACTCATGTCTATTACACGGCGACAAGCCGTTTCTGTGTATACCGCGTACCCGTTACACAAGAAGCCCAGGCTGCAGGCCCTGTTGAAACGCTTGCGCCGGGACTTGTCGCGGATGATTTCGCTGTAGCTCGCGATGGGACCATGTACGTGTGCACCAACATATCCAACACGGTGGTACGAATCCCCGCTACTGGCGGAGACGCTGTCGTGGTGGCAGGCGAAGCAAAGGCGTTCGATGTCGCAGGCTCAACAGCGTGCGTGCTTGGTGAGGACGGGGGAGTTCTGTACGTTTCGACTTCTGGAGCAAATGCAGTGCCTGTGGATGGGAAGACAGAGCCAGCGAAGATCGTTGAAGTGAAGCTTAGCtagtttttttcttcttgggtATAATCTGTAGGTACAGAGACAAGTTCAAGGCGTGTATTCAAGCCTACACTCAGTGATAACTCGTTCTTCAGAGTAGCTCGTGAAGAGAGCCAATCTATCATGGTCCCATGCCTATCGGCAAAATGCCCTAACGCCAGGTTCCCCCATTAACAAATCGACAAAGCCCATTAGTTTTGGTCTGTGGAAATTCAAAAGGGACGGCTTCAGAGAGAGGCCACTACCATCTCCCTCGACGTCCGCGACCCCCAAATCCTCCCcggccgccgccgccgcctccaCCTCCAGACATATTTTGATCATACCCAAAACCACCTTGATTGCCGCCGAAACCACCGCCAAAGTTGCCCCCTTGGCCACCCTGTGCTCCTTGTGCACCCGCTCCTCCAGCGTTTTGCATACCGGAGAACATGGCGTTCATCTGACTGGGATCCATTTGGCTCGGGTCCATACCTGATGCCATCATCTGCTGCATCATGGCTTGCATTTCAGGAGGCATGCCGTCCATTCCACCAGGCATCCCCCCTTGTTGAGCACCCGAGTTGCCGGCTCCTGGCATACCCATAccgcccatcatcatcatgttgaagtcttccatcatcttcttatTGTTCTGGGCAAAGACATCAGCTCCGAATTCTCCCCGAACGGTCTCTTGCTTGGAAGCGTAAAGGGCCCATGTGAATTCATCGAAACCGTAGTTGAAGTAGTCGCTAATATCGGTACCGGGTTTCCGCCATGGCTTGTCACTGTCTGGTAGATCTTGAATTGCTCATATTAGTATTTGCGCGACAACAATCGGTAGTATTATTTACCTTCGTCAATGTTGACCTGAGTGATAGGCTTTCCTGTCCCAGGGTGGATCGGGTTTACGTTCACGTCTATCGTTGATTTAGATGCCGCAGCAGAAGTCTTGTCGGCGCTTGGCGCAGCAACGTTGACAGATGGTCGTGATTCGGAGTCCTTGCGTGCTGGCGCAGGTTGTGTTGGCACATCGCTTGACGCTGTTCTTTGAGGGATGTTTCGAATATCGCTGTACTTGGACTGTCTAAAGTTGGAAAGACTTGTTAGTGGCCTCCAAACCCGGCGCATGAAGGTATAGCGTActgtggtggtgctggtttTGTGCCATCTTTGCGCTCtgtgatgatgtcgatgtcCTGATAAATTATGTCAGTTGCTGTGTATTAGACATGTCGCAGATCGCATACTGAgtcgtcctcatcagagtcatcgtcctcatccataGCGGcaccctcatcctcttcttcgccttcttctaGATCATCTGCTTTTGGCTTCTTATCCTCTGGAGCTGCGGTCTCGGTCTTTGGCTCATCTGGCACATAaaagtcatcctcgtcgtcgatATCCATGTTTGCGATTCTGACAGTAAGAACTTGGCGagtataaaattaagtagtTGCGACTAGAATTGGTCAATATCGAGTGTCGATGTGTAAGTACAAAGacgtcaagctcaagctctcaCAATAAAGCAGCTATTGGTCGCTCGGCGCCGCATTTCTCCGGAACTCGACTCACCGCAGCTCCAGGGACACTCACCGAGGCTCACCGAAGGCCAGAATGGTCCAagcgccatcttctccaagaagcttggagaCTTTTCTGTCGTGTCGCGGCGTCAAAACACGGGCAGATCGCGTGAAATTAACTTTGTAGCCACTGTCGCATTCAATCAAAGGGCTTTGTTTTCGCCCTTAGTATGTCATTGATTCGTTCAGCAAGCGGCCCAGCAGGTGGTTTAAGCATCAACACTGGTGCTGCTAACGCCTTGTAAGCTCCA belongs to Fusarium musae strain F31 chromosome 9, whole genome shotgun sequence and includes:
- a CDS encoding hypothetical protein (EggNog:ENOG41); protein product: MAPHPDPSSLALRYAAENTINTITRRDLQNPTHTQQVTLGIIGVYVVAIAILWNVPYVRMVLWPFKMLVIAFHEFGHAFTALLTGGRVKSISLDPNEGGVTHFYGGSQGLTLPAGYLGSSIIGALLIFCGFNIVASKIASIVLGVCFLLTLWWGKRDWLTIATVLLAVGLLIACWFIEHAQALRFVVLFIGVMSSLYSVWDICDDLILRKVNESDASVFAKRYGGSSQCWGVIWGIISILFMAAGIVAGLAAFSQSFAQQEKDSQKFIPT
- a CDS encoding hypothetical protein (EggNog:ENOG41), with protein sequence MSGSYSIPGTFIGRPTQREDFSHETATVSLAGESYFFSGPARSYGSELEDYGEIADLYTEHDVERPSFLYLGPNKTFYTRVDDGTEEWELPQEIIREGLQVTPDAVRSAVDSLWLGVGDAWVAQYRDSRFRFDLKGQYANLEPVLRQKQDQEVSINALALNVADGKSYVCVFNDGDVVYEAGSARFDGKELVAWCEQNFRFTQRLRFA
- a CDS encoding hypothetical protein (EggNog:ENOG41) is translated as MSHTRTIFQLDSQPTWFENITLRPSGTILATRLDVPEIWEIDPEKSTGFKILRIPLPDDMPNPALTGICCLKPDVFAVAAGSFDMIGGAKPKPGSWSIWVADLAGEQAKVTKIADMPEIGMINGIATWNENTALVTDCLYGKVYKLSVATGSYNVALEDDTFTIPADASFQVGLNGIKIHRFSEQTHVYYTATSRFCVYRVPVTQEAQAAGPVETLAPGLVADDFAVARDGTMYVCTNISNTVVRIPATGGDAVVVAGEAKAFDVAGSTACVLGEDGGVLYVSTSGANAVPVDGKTEPAKIVEVKLS
- the FIP1 gene encoding cleavage polyadenylation factor subunit fip1 (EggNog:ENOG41~BUSCO:EOG09264OAU), with translation MDIDDEDDFYVPDEPKTETAAPEDKKPKADDLEEGEEEDEGAAMDEDDDSDEDDSDIDIITERKDGTKPAPPQQSKYSDIRNIPQRTASSDVPTQPAPARKDSESRPSVNVAAPSADKTSAAASKSTIDVNVNPIHPGTGKPITQVNIDEDSDKPWRKPGTDISDYFNYGFDEFTWALYASKQETVRGEFGADVFAQNNKKMMEDFNMMMMGGMGMPGAGNSGAQQGGMPGGMDGMPPEMQAMMQQMMASGMDPSQMDPSQMNAMFSGMQNAGGAGAQGAQGGQGGNFGGGFGGNQGGFGYDQNMSGGGGGGGGRGGFGGRGRRGRW